Genomic DNA from Leptotrichia wadei:
GGCTTTTGTTTTATCCAGTTTTCCAGATTGTGAAAAACTTTTTTTGAGTGGAATACGCTGTGTAACTCCTTGAAATTTATCATTTGAAGAAAATTCTCTCTTGTTTTCATCCAATTTTGCAATCTCTTTTGCTTTTTCTGTCACATCTTTTGGCACATATTCATCCATCATTATAACGTGATTTGCCACATCAAAATAATCTCCAGAGCCACCGACAATCAATATCGTAGAAACTCCAAAATTGTAATAAAGTTCCTTTACCCTGTCAATAAACGGTGTTATTGGCTCTTTTTCCTTTGCCACAAGTTTTTGCATTCTTCCATCACGAATCATAAAATTTGTAGCCGAAGTGTCCTCATCTATTAGAAGTAAAGAAGTTCCATATTCCAGTGCTTCTGCCACATTTGCCGCCTGTGATGTACTTCCACTCGCATTTTCAGTCGAAAAAGCCCTTGTATCCTTATTTTGTGGCAAGTTATTAATAAATCCGCTTATATTCACTTTTTCCACATTTCTTCCATCTTCCGCACGTATTTTTACCGCATCCGATTCAGAAATTATAAATTCACGCCCATCTTGAGCAATGTGATTGTAAATCCCTCTTTCAAGTGCTGCAAGTAACGTGGATTTTCCGTGATAACCTCCACCCACAATTAGCGCAATTCCTTTTGGAATCCCCATTCCACTTACTTCTTTACCACTTGGAAGTTTTAACGTAATCTCAAATTTTTCTGGACTTTTAAACTTAACCGCATTTTTCATAGGCTTGTCCGAAACTCCGCTTTCACGTGGAAGCACAGAATCATTAGCCACAAATGCAACAAGCCCTTTTTCTTTCAATATTTTTCTTGCATATTCCTGATCCAGCACTAGAATTACCTGCTCATTTAACGCTTTTTTATTCAAATTATCATAAATAATGGATTTTTCTACAATTTCAGGCAGCTGCTCAAAAATAATTTTCTGTGCAGCTTTTCCCATTATCCGTCTGCCTCTGGCAGGCATCCCCATTTCAAATCTCACTTCAACTTTATCTCCCTTTATGAGAACTGAAGTTCTTTCCAGAATTTCCTGTCCGCATCTGTCAATAAAAATTCTTCCACTTCCCCCAGTTCCTGTACTGTCATTCCCACTTTTCTGAATTTCCCTGTAAAAATTTCTCGTAAGAAAATCCGAAACTGCAATATTCTTATCCTTCGTATCTGTCAGTTCATAAGGAATTCCGCAAATTTTCCTATCCATTGTAACCCTCATTTTTGAAGGCGGAGCATAAGGATCCGACTGCACATGATCAATCGCAAGAACATACTTTTCAAACCTATATTCCCCTTTAAGCGACTTATACGCCGAATAGCTTTTTCCATCCATTGAAAATAATATTTTTTCTAATTCTTTATAATTTTTCATATTTTTATAGTCCCTTCTAAGTAATCCTGTTTTATTTTTAAATTTTATTATTTATGTCAATTTATCACTTTCCAAGTACTTATTCTCCTTTATTTTTAACATAATTTTACCACATTACTATTCTATTTCCAAAAATCTTTTTTCTTAGTTATTAAAAAACAAGGAGCTAAATACCAACTCCTTGTTTATTTTCTATATTTCTTTTATAAGTGGATAAAGTTTATTTTTTATAGAGGGGTATTTAAAAAAAAATCTTCAACTTCTTTTGCATTTTTCAAAGTTTCTTTTAATTCATTCACATCAGAATGATATAATTCTTTTTCTAAATTATTAATATAATTTTGCCATTCTTCTTCCATCTTATCTTTTGCAATATTAAATCCGCTTTCCGTATCATTCCAGTATTGAGTGATAGCATTGTCATATTTATATATATTTTTATTAAACTCTTTTATTATTTTCTCAGCAATTTTTTTCTTCCAACTACTACCACTAAAGATTCCCCATATTGCTAAACCTACCAAAATAGCAGCAGCAATACCTAAAGTTATAGGTCCTCCTATTGAAGCTACAAAAGCAGTAGCTGTAGCTGTTCCTCCTGCAATGGATATTCCTAAAGCTGAAAGAATACTAACTCCTTTTGCAACTAATATATAAGCACCTAGATTTCCTAAAGTCGAAGCCCAAAAAGCTAAACCACCTAAAGTAGCAACACCTGCTAAACCACCTATAAAAGCACTTTTAAAATCAAAATTAAGGTTAATATTCATACTATTAAAGTTATCAATTTCAAGACTCTTTTGCGTTTTTAATAAGTATTCATCCATTATATTTTTAAATTTTTCAGTTGTTTTTTCCAAATTTTTTCTGTATACATCTTGGACTTCTGAACTTATATATGAACCTAATTTTTCTAAATCAGTTTTTTTATTTTTGTATTCTCTTTCATCTATTATTTTTATAATATTTTCTTCTGTTAATATTCGATTATAGTCCTCTTTAAATTTTTGTTTGGTTTCATTATCTAAATCAAAAATTTTATTTTTAACATTTCTATTATTTTCTTCTAATAAAAACTTTCTTTTTGGTTCATTTTTCTTTATTTCTTCAAGAAGTTTAGAATAACGTTCTCTTTCATTTATTAAACCTTCGTATTTTTGTACTTCTTTTTTCATTTTTTCTGATTCATTTTTAATATAATCTTTCGTAATATTAAATACTTTTTTTTCAAGTAATTTAGGCAAATTCTCTATTGTATTTTTTAATTCT
This window encodes:
- a CDS encoding ABC-ATPase domain-containing protein; the encoded protein is MKNYKELEKILFSMDGKSYSAYKSLKGEYRFEKYVLAIDHVQSDPYAPPSKMRVTMDRKICGIPYELTDTKDKNIAVSDFLTRNFYREIQKSGNDSTGTGGSGRIFIDRCGQEILERTSVLIKGDKVEVRFEMGMPARGRRIMGKAAQKIIFEQLPEIVEKSIIYDNLNKKALNEQVILVLDQEYARKILKEKGLVAFVANDSVLPRESGVSDKPMKNAVKFKSPEKFEITLKLPSGKEVSGMGIPKGIALIVGGGYHGKSTLLAALERGIYNHIAQDGREFIISESDAVKIRAEDGRNVEKVNISGFINNLPQNKDTRAFSTENASGSTSQAANVAEALEYGTSLLLIDEDTSATNFMIRDGRMQKLVAKEKEPITPFIDRVKELYYNFGVSTILIVGGSGDYFDVANHVIMMDEYVPKDVTEKAKEIAKLDENKREFSSNDKFQGVTQRIPLKKSFSQSGKLDKTKAKGKYSILYGKESIDISGLEQLVDDSQTNCIAVMIDYFKNKVLDEKLTLSQATDRIYEKIEKDGLDSISSYTGHPGNLALPRKQEFCAAVNRYRKLRIK